The genomic stretch AGAGTGGCAGATTGCTAGAAAACTAACGGATGATTCAGCTAAAGTAGAACAGGAATGCATTGTAGAAGTCGCTGGAGAATTGATGCCTGATGGACTTAAATTGCTTAATCATGGACTTAGCATGAATGGAAAACCGCTCCCTGCTATGAAAGTGAGTTGGCAAAATGAGACCAGATTGCGTTTTGCATTTAAGGCATTGCAAAGCAATCAAATAGTACGTATCTGTGAAATGGTTGGATTGAAAGTAGTAGCCATTAAGCGTATTCGTATTGGGCGAGTGCCCATGTCTGGTTTACAGGTTGGACGATGGCGATATTTACTACCGTATGAGCAATTTTGAGTTCTTAGAACTCAAGGTGATATTCGTTATATAGTCTGGAAATGTGTTGCGAAAAATGAGAGGCACGCCAATCAGCTTCAGATATAGGGTGCCTCGTTCAATCTCAGTATAAATTACTTAGCCCGTCAAGATTTATTGCAGGCTGCGTTCAGCTTCTTCGTCAATTAATCCCAACTCTGAAAAATCTGCATTTAACAGTACATTGTCGTCAGAAAACTGATCGGGTGCGACTATGGCAAGTATGCGCGCCATTCTGTTATTGCAGGGAAATACCCTCTGTTTGTCAACGTAAATTACGGCATCGTCAAAGTCATCATTCAAAAAAGGCATGCCATCAGCCAGTTTTACTAAAATCTTGCCTTGATGCTCATTTAAATGGAAAAGCGTGACCAGATCGATTTTCTGTGTTTGTAGTTGGTTTATCATCGCTTTGTTCTCCCGTCAAAATTGCTTGGATTAACTAAATTTATTTACATTTTCTAGGTTGGGATTGAATAGCGAAATTCAAGTGCTACGTCTTCACTATACAGTTAGTTGGTGGAAAATAATATTGGGGCAATGAGTATGGTTATTTTCATTAATATTTTCAGGGTAGATGTTCAAGGCGGCAGGTAAAGCAACAACAAGCGTTTTATTAAAAACATCCAGTAGTCTGTTTGCGAGCTGAAGGTGAGACTCGTACGAGTGAATATTGATTCATCTTGATTGAATACGTGTTGTATTACACCCGGAAAAAGCTTGTCATCCCCCATATTTAAAGGGATTTTGTAATTTTTTTTGTTTTTTTTTAAAATGTTTGTTATTTTAATTTATGATTTAGAATCAATTGGATATGTTTGATTTTGTAGTGAGTGACGCAGTTTTTATAGGATTTCTGTACGGTGGGGTAGTTGCATTTGCCCGATAGCACAGTATTATTAAGGGCAGCGCTTATGGATATAGGCGTTTATCCCACTTACAAGAAGGAGATTTGAATGAATAAATCCGAGCTTATCGACGCTATTGCAGCGAAGGTTCCAGATGTTTCTAAACGTGCAATTGGTGATGTAGTTGGTGCATTTACTGAAAGCGTGTCAGATGCTCTTAAGAAAGGTGATAGCGTAACTTTGGTTGGTTTTGGCGCTTTCAAAACTGGCAAACGTGAAGCTCGCACTGGTCGTAACCCACGTACTGGCGCTGAGATTAAAATCCCAGCAGCAGTTGTGCCAAAGTTCTCACCAGGTCAAGGCCTGAAAGACGCTGTAAATAAAACCAAGAAAAAATAAGCTTTTTGTGAGGTAAGGTTGGTTCTTCACTGAATCGCCTTCCTTCTAGTATCAGATTCCTGGCTTTTCATCCACCGGATAGGTGGATGAAAAGCCAATTTTTTTGTCTGTCATTTATTATTGATTTGAGACTGTCGCTAGAAATTTTACGATGTTGGTAACAGCAGAGAACTGCAGTAAAACGGGAAATTGATCGTGGATTGTTTTAAATTAAATGGATTGGGTTTTTTAATTCTATAGTCCAATCAGTTCAGCATGCACGCCTTTTTTCTGCACTCTATCTATAATGTCTTTAGCCTGGAGGGCGTTGGTGTTATATCCTACAAACATGAGATGAGACTTTTCCAAAGAAAATCCTACTGATACGACCCCTTCCAAGTGGCGAATATACTCCACTAAATCTGCTTTACTTCCTTCGTTTAATGATTCATCTATGTGAACTTCAATGTCTACGATATGGTTGCTCATGTCAGGTCTCCTTCTATGTTTTGAACTGGCGGTTTAGCCAGAACATATTCATGGATTTCTCTTATGTATAAACTAAGAATAGGATATGCATGACACAAAGCAAAGGATCCATTATTAAGTTATGAAAAATTTGCTGAGTAAACGAATGCAGCATTAAATTAATTTTTGGCTTGAAAGCTCGTCTTTCAGGTATGCGTAATAAATAGGCGCAGCTATGACACCACTTAAGCCAAATACGGATTCCATAGCCAACATGGCTAACAATAATTCCCATGCATGGGCTTTTATTTGGGTACCCACTATTTTTGCGTTAAGAAAGTATTCTAGTTTGTGAATGACTACTAAAAAAACCAGTGAAACTGTTGCAGCTTTGAGTGAAAAACTCAGGCTGACGATGATTATTATGGCATTTGAAATCAGATTTCCTACAACCGGTAGCAAACCCAGTAAAAAAGTAAGTGCCACCATGGTTTTTACCAGAGGGAGATGAATATCAACGAGAGGCAATGCAACGGCTAGATAAAGCCAAGTTAAAAAAGCATTGATCGCAGCAATTCTTACCTGAGCAAATACAACCCGACGAAAAGCATTGGCAAATTTGATGGAACGTTCTGTCAACGCTGCGGACAATGGACGCAAGACCGTTCCGTTTCGTACCTCGTAAAGTGAAATGAGCATACCTAGTATCAAGCCGACCAATATATGAGCCCCGGCTATGATGGCATCCTTTCCAATGGTTTTTGCTTCAGTAGCATGTTCGCGCAACCACGTTACAATGATAAGTTGCAAACCTTCCGCATTGGCTGGTATGTACCCAACAACCCATGCAGGTAAAGTCGTTTTTGATCCTTCCAGTATTTCCGCCATTTTCTGTAGCAACACGGATAGATTACCCATGTCTGAGTGAAAAAATGTAGCTATACCTACAATTGCGGCAATGATGGTAGACACAATGATTGTGGCGAGCAATGCAATTGCTATTAGTTTAGGCTTGGTACCTTGCAGTTGTTTGATGTGAATGCGAGCTGCAACGATATGTACAAGTTCATGTACTAACAAACCGGCCAGTAACGCTGGCAGCAAATGCGTTGCCAGGACAAATATCAGTGCAAGTCCGGAGATTACCCAGGCAGTGACATTTAATCGAAAAGCAAAGGTTTCTGTAGATGGCAAAATAAGGCTCCAGGTGATTTCATTGAAGTGATTTAATATTTGTTGTGCAATTCATGTCTGTGCTTTGGCAGTGAGTTATTATTCTTATTTCAGAGCAACAGAGCATGGTTTAGTAGATCAAGAGCATATCTTATTTACTGCTAAAGCCAAATAGTTTGAAGGTTTAAATTTTAAGCTATTTGTAGCCAGATAACCTTTA from Sulfurirhabdus autotrophica encodes the following:
- a CDS encoding AI-2E family transporter gives rise to the protein MPSTETFAFRLNVTAWVISGLALIFVLATHLLPALLAGLLVHELVHIVAARIHIKQLQGTKPKLIAIALLATIIVSTIIAAIVGIATFFHSDMGNLSVLLQKMAEILEGSKTTLPAWVVGYIPANAEGLQLIIVTWLREHATEAKTIGKDAIIAGAHILVGLILGMLISLYEVRNGTVLRPLSAALTERSIKFANAFRRVVFAQVRIAAINAFLTWLYLAVALPLVDIHLPLVKTMVALTFLLGLLPVVGNLISNAIIIIVSLSFSLKAATVSLVFLVVIHKLEYFLNAKIVGTQIKAHAWELLLAMLAMESVFGLSGVIAAPIYYAYLKDELSSQKLI
- a CDS encoding ATP-binding protein, whose product is MSNHIVDIEVHIDESLNEGSKADLVEYIRHLEGVVSVGFSLEKSHLMFVGYNTNALQAKDIIDRVQKKGVHAELIGL
- a CDS encoding HU family DNA-binding protein translates to MNKSELIDAIAAKVPDVSKRAIGDVVGAFTESVSDALKKGDSVTLVGFGAFKTGKREARTGRNPRTGAEIKIPAAVVPKFSPGQGLKDAVNKTKKK